Proteins encoded within one genomic window of Deltaproteobacteria bacterium:
- the dxr gene encoding 1-deoxy-D-xylulose-5-phosphate reductoisomerase yields MSRLGVAVLGATGSVGRNALDVISRFPRRFRATALCAGSNARALAALAHAFHPDVVCLSEGNGADLRKELPRGTRLLFGEEGMREAACAGNVDIVLAAASGISSIRPVIAAAEKGKRIALANKELLVMAGKFVTAAARRGKAEILPVDSEHSAVFQAIAGHHRDEILRILLTASGGPFRTHTVARMRSATVAQALGHPTWRMGAKISVDSATLMNKGLEVIEATWLFGLPPSRIDVVIHPQSVVHSMVEFRDGSVMAQMGVPDMRIPICYAFSHPGRLPLELSRLRPHRMEGLVFERPDRKRFPALRIAYAAASMGGSAPAVLSGANEEAVRAFLSGQIAFTDIVRVVDRVLSAWSAPFTARTLQEVLAADAQARRDAQNQLSRHRRRRPS; encoded by the coding sequence GCGCCACCGGCTCCGTCGGCCGGAACGCGCTGGACGTCATCTCCCGGTTCCCCCGCCGTTTCCGGGCGACCGCGCTCTGCGCGGGATCGAATGCCCGCGCCCTGGCGGCCCTCGCCCACGCCTTCCACCCCGACGTCGTCTGCCTCTCCGAGGGGAACGGGGCGGATCTCCGGAAGGAACTTCCGCGGGGAACGCGCCTCCTCTTCGGGGAAGAGGGGATGCGGGAGGCGGCGTGCGCGGGGAACGTCGACATCGTTCTCGCCGCGGCGTCCGGGATCTCCTCGATCCGTCCGGTCATCGCCGCCGCGGAAAAGGGGAAGCGGATCGCCCTGGCGAACAAGGAGCTTCTCGTGATGGCCGGGAAGTTCGTGACCGCCGCGGCGCGGCGGGGGAAGGCGGAAATCCTCCCCGTCGACAGCGAGCACTCCGCCGTCTTCCAGGCGATCGCGGGTCACCACCGGGACGAGATCCTCCGGATCCTCCTCACCGCCTCCGGCGGCCCGTTCCGCACCCACACCGTCGCGCGGATGCGGTCGGCCACCGTGGCGCAGGCGCTCGGGCACCCCACGTGGCGGATGGGGGCGAAGATCTCCGTGGACTCCGCCACCCTCATGAACAAGGGGCTCGAGGTGATCGAGGCGACGTGGCTGTTCGGCCTCCCCCCCTCGCGGATCGACGTGGTGATCCACCCCCAATCGGTGGTCCACTCGATGGTGGAGTTCCGCGACGGGAGCGTGATGGCGCAGATGGGGGTCCCCGACATGCGGATCCCCATCTGTTACGCGTTCTCGCACCCCGGGCGGCTCCCGCTGGAACTGTCCCGCCTGCGGCCGCATCGAATGGAAGGGTTGGTCTTCGAGCGGCCCGACCGGAAGCGGTTCCCGGCCCTTCGGATCGCCTACGCCGCCGCTTCGATGGGCGGCTCGGCGCCGGCGGTCCTGAGCGGAGCCAACGAGGAGGCGGTCCGGGCGTTCCTGTCCGGGCAAATCGCGTTCACCGACATCGTACGCGTCGTCGACCGGGTGCTGTCGGCGTGGTCGGCTCCGTTCACGGCCAGAACGTTGCAGGAAGTGCTCGCCGCCGACGCGCAGGCCCGTCGCGACGCGCAGAACCAACTATCCCGTCACAGGAGACGCAGACCATCGTGA
- the rseP gene encoding RIP metalloprotease RseP, with translation MSHIIHFLSMIVPFIVVLGILIFVHEFGHFIVARKLGVGVTKFSFGFGPKLAGFQRGETEYLLSAVPLGGYVKLVGESEEEEVPPEQLARSFQRKPVWVKMAIVAAGPLGNLVFAILVFWAVFLGGVPSLTTRIGDIAPDTPASRAGLLKGDVVLRIDGAAVATWEDLAAKIRTGSSGSPLRITVKRDGSETTIPVAPEMREGHTVFGEKVSEPKIGIVAGQEVVYRRIGPGEAFVRAGQETGKLIYLTVMTVVKLVTRVLPSDTLGGPILIAQIAGDQARQGISPFAYFLGLLSVNLGILNLLPIPILDGGHLLFFSVEGLTRKPISPQVRTLAHQVGLALILILTALVFYNDIARLLSR, from the coding sequence GTGAGCCACATCATTCACTTCCTTTCCATGATCGTCCCGTTCATCGTCGTCCTCGGCATTCTCATCTTCGTCCACGAGTTCGGCCACTTCATCGTGGCGCGGAAGCTCGGGGTCGGGGTCACGAAGTTCTCGTTCGGGTTCGGCCCGAAACTGGCCGGCTTCCAGCGCGGCGAGACCGAGTACCTGCTCTCCGCGGTTCCCCTCGGCGGCTACGTCAAACTCGTCGGGGAGAGCGAGGAGGAAGAGGTGCCACCCGAACAGTTGGCGCGCTCCTTCCAGCGGAAACCGGTCTGGGTGAAGATGGCGATCGTGGCGGCCGGACCGCTCGGGAACCTCGTCTTCGCCATCCTCGTTTTCTGGGCCGTCTTCCTCGGCGGCGTCCCGTCGCTGACCACGCGCATCGGCGACATCGCGCCCGACACGCCGGCGTCCCGAGCGGGGCTCCTCAAGGGGGACGTGGTGCTCCGGATCGACGGCGCGGCGGTGGCCACCTGGGAGGATCTCGCGGCGAAGATCCGCACGGGGAGCTCGGGAAGTCCGCTTCGGATCACGGTGAAACGCGACGGGTCGGAGACGACGATCCCCGTGGCCCCCGAGATGCGGGAGGGACACACCGTGTTCGGGGAGAAGGTCTCCGAACCGAAGATCGGTATCGTCGCGGGGCAGGAGGTGGTCTACCGCAGGATCGGGCCGGGGGAGGCCTTCGTGCGCGCCGGGCAGGAGACCGGGAAGCTCATCTACCTCACCGTGATGACGGTGGTGAAGCTCGTCACGCGCGTCCTTCCGTCCGATACGCTGGGGGGGCCGATCCTCATCGCGCAGATCGCGGGGGACCAAGCCCGCCAGGGGATCTCCCCCTTCGCCTACTTCCTTGGCCTGCTGAGCGTCAACCTCGGAATCCTCAACCTGCTTCCGATCCCGATCCTCGACGGCGGGCACCTGCTCTTCTTCTCCGTCGAGGGGCTGACGCGCAAGCCGATCTCCCCGCAGGTGCGCACGCTCGCCCACCAGGTGGGGCTCGCTCTCATCCTCATCCTGACGGCGCTCGTCTTCTACAACGACATCGCCCGGCTCTTGTCCCGTTGA